The DNA region AAGACGGGGCCGGCGGGCAACCCCGCGGCCAGCAGCGCGGGGCCGATGGCCCCCGGCACCAGGACGGCCCACGGCACCCACGACGGGAGGTCGGCGACGAGAAAGCGGGGCAGCAGGCGGAACCCGACGGCGAACAAAAGCAGCGCGGCGCCGCCGGCGGCCAGCAGGTGCGTCGCCCGCGGCGGGTAGCCGTCGAGGACCGCGGGCGCGACGGCGACCCGGGCGGCCAGCGTCTCCCACGACCCGACGGCGAGGTAGGCGAGGACGACCGGGACGAACAGGTTCGCGGCGCGGTCGACGGGCCGCCGGTCGGCGTTGTGGTCGCCCGTCCCGGTCTCGGCGCCCGTCGGGTTGTCGCGGACGGTCCAGGCGAGCGTCGCGAGGAAGACCGCGACGCCGCCCGCCCACGCCGCCGCGCCGAGCGAACCCACCGCGGCGGGTACTCCCCCCAGCGGCGCCAGGGCGAGCCCGGCGGTCCCGACGACCGCCAGCGGCAGGTGGACCGCGGGCGCCCGCGGCCACGCCAGCGACCGGTCGAAGTAGGAGGGCACCAGCGAGTAGGCCTTCCCGAAGACGACGCCCAGGACGAACCCGTAGAGGCCGAGCACGACCGTCGTCCGCCGGGGCAGCCCCGCGAGCGTGGCCGTCTGCCAGGCGACCAGCCAGCAGACCCCCGACGCGACCAGCGCCCGCGACCACCGCGAGAGCGTCGCCGACATACTCCCGGACTCGTCCGCTCGCCCCCTCAATCTGGTGGCGAACGCGCTCTGTCGAAATGCCGTCGGCGGCGGCGAACATATTCGGGCAAAGGGGGAGGCGTGCGGGCGGCCAACCGTCGGACGTATGCCAGCGACCACGCTCGACATCCGCGACGTGCCGCCGCCGGAGCGCCACCCGATGATCCACGAGGCCTTCGAGGACCTGGCGAGCGGCGAGACGCTGCGGATCGTCAACGACCACGAACCCAAGCCGCTGTTCTACGAGTTCCAGGCCGAGGTCGACGAGTTCGACGCCGAGAACTACTCGGTCGAGCGCCGCGATACCGACGAGTTCGTCGCCGACCTCCCGAAGGAATGAGCGAGGTCGTCCACCTCCCGGACCTGGCGGGCGACGGCCGGGGCGTCCTCTTCGAGGGCGCGCCGAAGACCGTCCGGCTCGCGCTGGACGCCGGCGACCGCGTCCCGCCCCATCAGCACCCCGACAAAGAGATCGTCTGCTACGTCGTCGACGGCGAGATCGAGATGACCCTCGGCGACGAGACGGTCGAGCTGGCCGCCGGCGACGCCGCCCGGTTCTCCGGCGACCAGGACATCTCGCCGCGGGCGCGCGAGGACAGCGTCGCGTTGCTCGTCCTCGCCGAGGGCTGAGCGGCGCTCGGCGATTCGTCTTTCTCACGCGTCGAGAGAACAGTTACAGCGACGGCGCCCTACTCGCCGAACAGCGACAGCGCCGTCGCGACGGTCTCGGGGTCGTGGTCGTCGCGCTCGGCCGCCGCCCGGAGGCCCCGCTCGGGGGCGGCAAGCAGCCGGGCGACCAGCCGGTCGGCGAGCCGTTCGACCGCCTCGCGGTCTCGTTCCGAGAGCTCGCTCCGGGCGTCGAGTTTCGTCAGCGCCGTCTCGACCTCCCGGTCGCGGACCTCGCCGGCGCGCTCGCGGATCCGCGCGCGGGCCGCGTCGGGATCGGGCGTCTCGGCGTCCGGTTCGGTCGTCCCGGTGTCAGGATCGTCGGGGCGCTCGGCGGTGCCGGCGGCGTCGGAGTCGGCGCTCTCGACCCCTC from Halosimplex halophilum includes:
- a CDS encoding DUF2249 domain-containing protein, producing the protein MPATTLDIRDVPPPERHPMIHEAFEDLASGETLRIVNDHEPKPLFYEFQAEVDEFDAENYSVERRDTDEFVADLPKE
- a CDS encoding cupin domain-containing protein — encoded protein: MSEVVHLPDLAGDGRGVLFEGAPKTVRLALDAGDRVPPHQHPDKEIVCYVVDGEIEMTLGDETVELAAGDAARFSGDQDISPRAREDSVALLVLAEG
- a CDS encoding glutamyl-tRNA reductase, translated to MTGASSTGGVESADSDAAGTAERPDDPDTGTTEPDAETPDPDAARARIRERAGEVRDREVETALTKLDARSELSERDREAVERLADRLVARLLAAPERGLRAAAERDDHDPETVATALSLFGE